One genomic region from Frateuria soli encodes:
- a CDS encoding SET domain-containing protein-lysine N-methyltransferase yields MILPRYRIAASTIGGAGKGLFLDEDVAAGRIVTAPDAIDCTWSAADLAARPEMAYASARWFEDRYTLSPDWPDECYINHSFEPNGLWHLGFVFALADLPAGTELTVDYRHLLPPGQAEDFIDAATGEKIVGYEWAESLASSTRALSRLFR; encoded by the coding sequence ATGATCCTTCCGCGTTACCGCATTGCCGCCTCCACCATCGGCGGCGCCGGCAAGGGCCTGTTCCTTGACGAGGACGTGGCCGCCGGGCGCATCGTCACCGCACCAGACGCGATCGACTGCACCTGGAGCGCGGCCGACCTGGCCGCGCGGCCGGAAATGGCCTACGCCAGCGCACGCTGGTTCGAAGACCGCTACACACTCTCGCCGGACTGGCCCGACGAGTGCTACATCAACCACAGCTTCGAGCCCAACGGACTGTGGCATCTGGGCTTCGTGTTCGCGCTCGCCGACCTGCCAGCCGGCACCGAGCTCACCGTGGACTACCGGCACCTGCTGCCGCCAGGACAGGCCGAAGACTTTATCGATGCCGCCACCGGTGAGAAGATCGTCGGGTACGAATGGGCCGAAAGCCTGGCCTCAAGTACGCGTGCGCTGAGCCGATTGTTCAGGTAA
- a CDS encoding GNAT family N-acetyltransferase codes for MQDIPTLETPRLRLTALAARHFDDYAAMLADPDSTRWIGDGQPLDRTGAWRSLAMLLGHWELRGCGMWALELKDTGQFIGRAGLMYPEGWPDLELGWMLKPEFRHRGYATEAGHAILEFAWNQLHAARVISLVRIGNEASDRVAERLGGEHIEDMDFYGSPNHVFAYYPPFRESRRAWA; via the coding sequence ATGCAAGATATTCCCACCCTCGAAACGCCACGCCTGCGCCTGACCGCATTGGCAGCGCGCCACTTCGACGACTACGCCGCCATGCTCGCCGACCCCGACAGCACCCGCTGGATCGGCGACGGCCAGCCGCTGGACCGCACCGGCGCCTGGCGCTCGCTGGCCATGCTGCTCGGGCATTGGGAACTGCGCGGCTGCGGCATGTGGGCGCTGGAGCTGAAGGACACGGGCCAGTTCATCGGCCGCGCCGGCCTGATGTACCCGGAGGGCTGGCCGGACCTGGAGCTCGGCTGGATGCTCAAGCCCGAGTTCCGCCATCGGGGCTACGCCACCGAGGCGGGCCACGCCATCCTCGAGTTCGCCTGGAACCAGCTGCACGCGGCGCGCGTGATCAGCCTGGTGCGCATCGGCAACGAAGCCTCCGATCGCGTGGCCGAGCGACTGGGCGGCGAGCATATCGAGGACATGGATTTCTACGGCAGTCCGAACCACGTGTTCGCCTACTACCCGCCCTTCCGCGAATCGCGCCGGGCCTGGGCCTGA
- the motB gene encoding flagellar motor protein MotB, whose translation MSEGGGTPIIIRRVRKKVHGYHGGAWKVAYADFVTAMMAFFLVMWILGAGTREQKAAISEYFKNPSMTPGNATIAPPGRVGPGGASDAAIQLGGAMDLSHGPGKDRHNGPAVPVSREAIEKRAREQERARLQELMQQLHAAIQNSQALAPFKDQLLLDITSEGLRIQIVDKLNRPMFDLGSAQLKDYTRAILAELGIFINRVPNHISITGHTDDAPYADERDYSNWELSTDRANAARRALLAGGMDKGKTARVVGLAASVPLDRTHPDNPINRRISIIVMTREAEAAALSQDVVETRPAPGKAQPTASVPVPLAPTADAGPASTSPSETQPAGNVLQAAPMAAAALPVPPTLRPAGR comes from the coding sequence ATGAGCGAGGGGGGCGGCACGCCGATCATCATCAGGCGGGTGAGAAAAAAGGTGCACGGCTACCACGGCGGCGCCTGGAAAGTGGCTTATGCCGACTTCGTCACGGCGATGATGGCGTTCTTCCTGGTGATGTGGATCCTCGGCGCCGGCACGCGCGAACAGAAGGCGGCGATTTCCGAGTACTTCAAGAACCCCAGCATGACGCCCGGCAACGCCACCATCGCGCCGCCGGGCCGGGTGGGACCCGGTGGTGCCAGCGACGCCGCCATCCAGTTGGGCGGCGCGATGGACCTCTCGCACGGTCCCGGCAAGGATCGCCACAACGGTCCGGCCGTGCCGGTGTCCAGGGAGGCCATCGAAAAGCGTGCGCGCGAGCAGGAGCGGGCGCGCCTGCAGGAACTGATGCAGCAGCTGCACGCGGCGATCCAGAACAGCCAGGCGCTGGCGCCGTTCAAGGACCAGTTGCTGCTGGACATCACCTCCGAGGGACTGCGCATCCAGATCGTCGACAAGCTCAACCGGCCCATGTTCGACCTGGGCAGCGCGCAACTGAAGGACTACACCCGCGCGATCCTCGCCGAGCTGGGCATCTTCATCAACCGCGTGCCCAACCACATCAGCATCACCGGCCACACGGACGATGCGCCGTACGCCGACGAGCGCGATTACAGCAACTGGGAGCTTTCCACCGACCGCGCCAACGCGGCCCGGCGCGCGTTGCTCGCCGGCGGCATGGACAAGGGCAAGACCGCCCGCGTGGTCGGACTGGCCGCCTCGGTGCCGCTGGACAGGACGCACCCGGACAATCCGATCAACCGGCGCATCAGCATCATCGTGATGACCAGGGAAGCGGAGGCGGCGGCGTTGTCGCAGGACGTGGTCGAAACCCGGCCCGCGCCCGGCAAGGCGCAGCCGACGGCATCGGTCCCGGTGCCGCTCGCGCCGACCGCCGATGCGGGTCCGGCATCCACGTCGCCTTCCGAAACCCAGCCTGCGGGCAATGTCCTGCAGGCCGCGCCGATGGCCGCTGCGGCACTGCCGGTGCCGCCGACGCTGCGCCCGGCCGGCCGCTAG
- the motA gene encoding flagellar motor stator protein MotA: MLVLVGTLVVIGCVLGGYVMSHGQLLALWQPYELLIIFGGAIGAFLTANSSKVVKASLREAAALVKGPNYKKQDYVDLLALLYDIFGVMRKEGVLGMESHIEDPQSSAVFSAYPRLLREHHLVEFITDCLRLIVGGSMEPHELEALLDAEVENHHHEAEAPAQAVAKMADALPGFGIVAAVLGIVTTMSNLGGDTSRIGEHIAGALVGTFLGILLCYGFIGPVAAAMESRVREDGKAFECVKVALLANLRGYNPKVSVEFARKVLSAHARPNFQDLEDHLKSVRAGAGA, from the coding sequence ATGCTGGTTCTGGTTGGAACGTTGGTCGTCATCGGTTGCGTGCTTGGCGGCTATGTGATGTCGCATGGACAGCTGCTGGCGCTGTGGCAACCCTACGAGCTGCTGATCATCTTCGGGGGTGCGATCGGCGCCTTCCTCACCGCCAATTCCAGCAAGGTGGTCAAGGCGTCGCTGCGCGAGGCCGCGGCGCTGGTAAAGGGTCCGAACTACAAGAAGCAGGACTACGTGGATCTGCTGGCACTGCTGTACGACATCTTCGGTGTCATGCGCAAGGAAGGCGTGCTCGGGATGGAATCCCACATCGAGGATCCGCAGTCGAGCGCGGTGTTCTCGGCCTATCCGCGGCTGCTGCGCGAGCACCACCTGGTCGAGTTCATCACCGACTGCCTGCGCCTGATCGTGGGCGGCAGCATGGAGCCGCACGAGCTGGAGGCGCTGCTGGACGCCGAGGTGGAAAACCACCACCACGAGGCCGAGGCGCCGGCGCAGGCGGTGGCCAAGATGGCGGATGCGCTGCCTGGCTTCGGCATCGTCGCGGCGGTGCTGGGCATCGTCACCACCATGTCCAACCTGGGCGGCGACACTTCGCGGATCGGCGAACACATTGCCGGCGCGCTGGTCGGCACCTTCCTGGGCATCCTGCTCTGCTACGGGTTCATCGGACCGGTGGCGGCGGCGATGGAAAGCCGTGTGCGCGAGGACGGCAAGGCCTTCGAGTGCGTCAAGGTGGCGCTGCTGGCCAATCTGCGCGGCTACAACCCGAAGGTGTCGGTCGAGTTTGCGCGCAAGGTGCTTTCGGCGCATGCGCGACCGAACTTCCAGGATCTCGAGGACCACCTCAAGAGCGTGCGCGCGGGAGCCGGCGCATGA
- the secF gene encoding protein translocase subunit SecF → MEIFNHNSNVPFLHWRKISIVIAALLMIASVGLLLTRGLNYGLDFTGGISVEVKYDRTIDIADVRKALDEAGIENPVVQSLGGSRQVLIRLQPKVDGKEGAGGPGEGASARADKVAASVMAALRKERPDAVESSHSFVSPQVGDELKSDGSIAAIFVIIGIGVYLWIRFERRFAIAALLTEVHDTLVTLGVISLVQREFDLTVLASVLAVIGYSINDKVVVFDRIRELFRLARKADPEEILNRSINTTLSRTIITSLFTGITMAALYFFGGPQVHGFAITMLIGIVVGTLSSIFVASPILLWLGVSKKDLMPQTRDNPELARRP, encoded by the coding sequence ATGGAAATCTTCAACCACAACAGCAACGTGCCGTTCCTGCACTGGCGCAAGATCAGCATCGTCATCGCGGCGCTGCTGATGATCGCCTCGGTGGGGCTGCTGCTCACCCGGGGCCTCAACTACGGCCTGGACTTCACCGGCGGCATCTCGGTCGAGGTCAAGTACGACCGGACGATCGACATCGCCGATGTACGCAAGGCGCTGGACGAGGCCGGCATCGAGAACCCGGTGGTGCAGAGCCTGGGCGGTTCGCGCCAGGTGCTGATCCGCCTGCAGCCGAAGGTCGACGGCAAGGAAGGCGCCGGCGGCCCGGGCGAGGGCGCTTCGGCGCGCGCCGACAAGGTCGCCGCCAGCGTGATGGCCGCGCTCAGGAAGGAGCGGCCGGATGCGGTGGAGAGCAGCCACAGCTTCGTCAGCCCGCAGGTGGGCGACGAGCTCAAGAGCGACGGCTCGATCGCCGCGATCTTCGTGATCATCGGCATCGGCGTGTACCTGTGGATCCGTTTCGAGCGCCGCTTCGCGATCGCCGCGCTGCTCACCGAGGTGCACGACACGCTGGTGACGCTGGGCGTGATCTCGCTGGTGCAGCGCGAGTTCGACCTGACCGTGCTGGCCTCGGTGCTGGCGGTGATCGGCTACTCGATCAACGACAAGGTGGTGGTGTTCGACCGCATCCGCGAGCTGTTCCGCCTCGCCCGCAAGGCCGACCCGGAGGAGATCCTCAACCGCTCGATCAACACCACGCTGTCGCGAACCATCATCACCTCGCTGTTCACCGGCATCACCATGGCCGCGCTGTATTTCTTCGGCGGCCCGCAGGTGCACGGGTTCGCGATCACCATGTTGATCGGCATCGTCGTCGGCACGCTGTCCTCGATCTTCGTGGCCAGCCCGATCCTGCTGTGGCTGGGCGTGTCCAAGAAGGACCTGATGCCGCAGACCAGGGACAACCCGGAGCTTGCGCGGCGCCCCTGA
- the secD gene encoding protein translocase subunit SecD — protein sequence MSDFPRWKYALVALVLLFGIIYALPNAFPPVPSVQVLATHGAPLDASVKQKVADALTAQKVPYSGLAIEGDHLVADFPNADVQAKAADVVKTALGDNYTVALNLASTVPGWLRAIHADSMPLGLDLQGGVHFLMAVDQNAVVDKQEERYADDIRSLLREKNIRYESVTRNAQRGQGISVVLRSAADRSAATDAIATEYPDLLVQDGPSTGDRFVLTAKVKPEKLRELALATIRQNTATLRNRINALGVSEPLIQQQGEDQIVVELAGVQNPAEAKKVIGAIATLEYRAGIGYPGDPRAVEAARTGNVPPDANLYYERGTNRPVLVSKRIIATGDELVDASSGVDQQSGTPKVDVTLSASGAKKMLDFTSSNVGKPMAVVYVETVYDTKIVDGKEVHIPHTTQEVISDATIQGVFGKNFQTTGLNSPKEASELALLLKGGSLAAPMNITSQSVIGPSMGQDNIEKGLRAVLLGLGLVLLAAAIYYHLFGLVADIALFFNLVILVAVMSMIGVTLTMPGIAGIVLTLGMAIDANVLICERVREELRNGSSPHAAIRAGYDKAWSTILDANVTHLIAALALTTMGSGPIKGFGVTLLIGILTSMFTSVTVTHAITALIHGNRKLKTLSV from the coding sequence ATGAGTGACTTTCCACGCTGGAAATACGCGCTGGTCGCGTTGGTATTGCTGTTCGGCATCATCTACGCATTGCCCAACGCGTTCCCGCCGGTGCCGTCGGTGCAGGTGCTGGCCACGCACGGCGCCCCGCTCGATGCCTCGGTCAAGCAGAAGGTTGCCGACGCGCTGACCGCGCAGAAGGTTCCCTATAGCGGGCTGGCGATCGAGGGGGACCATTTGGTCGCCGACTTCCCGAACGCCGACGTGCAGGCCAAGGCAGCCGACGTGGTCAAGACCGCGCTCGGCGACAACTACACCGTCGCGCTCAACCTTGCGTCGACCGTGCCGGGCTGGCTGCGCGCCATCCATGCCGACTCGATGCCGCTGGGCCTGGACCTGCAGGGTGGCGTGCACTTCCTGATGGCGGTGGACCAGAACGCGGTGGTCGACAAGCAGGAAGAGCGCTACGCGGATGACATCCGCAGCCTGCTGCGCGAGAAGAACATCCGTTACGAGTCGGTGACCCGCAACGCCCAGCGCGGGCAGGGCATCAGCGTGGTGCTGCGCTCGGCCGCCGATCGCAGCGCCGCCACCGATGCGATCGCCACCGAATATCCCGACCTGCTGGTGCAGGACGGGCCCAGCACCGGCGACCGCTTCGTGCTCACCGCCAAGGTCAAGCCCGAGAAGCTTCGCGAGCTGGCGCTGGCCACCATCCGCCAGAACACCGCGACCCTGCGCAACCGCATCAACGCGCTGGGCGTGTCCGAACCGCTGATCCAGCAGCAGGGTGAAGACCAGATCGTGGTGGAGTTGGCCGGCGTGCAGAACCCGGCCGAAGCCAAGAAGGTGATCGGCGCCATCGCCACCCTGGAATACCGCGCCGGCATCGGTTATCCGGGCGACCCGCGTGCCGTCGAGGCCGCGCGCACCGGCAACGTCCCGCCGGACGCCAACCTCTACTACGAGCGCGGCACCAACCGCCCGGTGCTGGTCTCCAAGCGCATCATCGCCACCGGCGACGAGCTGGTGGACGCCTCCTCCGGCGTCGATCAGCAAAGCGGCACGCCGAAGGTGGACGTTACCCTGAGCGCCTCCGGCGCGAAGAAGATGCTCGACTTCACCAGCTCCAATGTCGGCAAGCCGATGGCGGTGGTGTACGTGGAGACCGTCTACGACACCAAGATCGTCGACGGCAAGGAAGTGCACATCCCGCACACCACCCAGGAGGTCATCAGCGACGCGACCATCCAGGGCGTGTTCGGCAAGAACTTCCAGACCACCGGCCTGAACAGCCCCAAGGAAGCCTCCGAGCTCGCGCTGCTGCTCAAGGGCGGCTCGCTTGCCGCGCCGATGAACATCACCTCGCAGTCGGTGATCGGCCCGAGCATGGGCCAGGACAACATCGAGAAGGGCCTGCGCGCGGTGCTGCTGGGCCTGGGACTGGTGCTGCTGGCCGCGGCGATCTACTACCACCTGTTCGGCCTGGTGGCCGACATCGCGCTGTTCTTCAACCTGGTGATCCTGGTCGCGGTGATGTCGATGATCGGGGTGACGCTGACGATGCCGGGCATCGCCGGTATCGTGCTGACGCTGGGCATGGCGATCGACGCCAACGTGCTGATCTGCGAGCGCGTGCGCGAGGAACTTCGCAACGGCTCCAGCCCGCACGCGGCGATCCGCGCCGGCTACGACAAGGCCTGGTCGACCATCCTGGACGCCAACGTCACCCACCTGATCGCGGCGCTGGCGCTCACCACCATGGGCTCGGGCCCGATCAAGGGCTTCGGCGTGACGCTGCTGATCGGCATCCTGACCTCGATGTTCACCTCGGTCACCGTGACCCACGCGATCACCGCGCTGATCCACGGCAACCGCAAGCTCAAGACGCTGTCGGTCTGA
- the yajC gene encoding preprotein translocase subunit YajC codes for MSLPMSLVIAQAAPAAAPGNPLFSFLPLIALFVIFYFLMIRPQMKRQKEHRNMVSALAKGDEVVSNGGIAGRVEEVGESFLTIEIAPNVRIKLQKGAISQVLPKGTLKSS; via the coding sequence ATGAGTCTTCCCATGTCCCTCGTGATCGCCCAGGCCGCCCCCGCCGCTGCGCCGGGCAACCCGCTTTTCAGCTTCCTGCCGCTGATCGCGCTGTTCGTCATCTTCTACTTCCTCATGATCCGGCCGCAGATGAAGCGCCAGAAGGAACACCGCAACATGGTGTCCGCGCTGGCCAAGGGCGACGAAGTGGTCAGCAACGGCGGCATCGCCGGGCGCGTGGAAGAGGTGGGCGAGAGCTTCCTGACCATCGAGATCGCGCCGAACGTCAGGATCAAGCTGCAGAAGGGCGCCATCTCCCAGGTACTGCCCAAGGGCACGCTGAAGTCGTCCTGA
- the tgt gene encoding tRNA guanosine(34) transglycosylase Tgt, with protein sequence MTSMTFELLARDGAARRGRLAFGRGTVETPAFMPVGTYGSVKAMIPRDLAELGAEIILGNTFHLYLRPGLEIVEKFGGLHRFIGWNKPILTDSGGFQVFSLAHKRKLAEEGVTFASPVDGSKVFLSPEVSMKIQTVLDSDIAMIFDECTPYPATEKQAADSMEMSLRWAERSRRAFDDLNNPNALFGIVQGGVYAPLRRRSAEGLVGIGFDGYAVGGLAVGEPEAERNHTLDFTVGLLPQDKPRYLMGVGRPEDIVEAVRRGIDMFDCVMPTRNARNGFLFVPEGTLRIRNARYADDTRVIEEGCDCYACANGFSRGYLRHLDRCNEILASTLATHHNLRHYQRLMAGLRGAIAAGSLEDFVAAFYARRQATP encoded by the coding sequence ATGACATCCATGACTTTCGAACTGCTGGCCCGCGACGGCGCGGCCCGCCGCGGTCGACTGGCCTTTGGCCGCGGCACCGTCGAAACCCCGGCCTTCATGCCGGTGGGCACCTACGGCTCGGTCAAGGCGATGATCCCGCGCGACCTTGCGGAGCTGGGCGCCGAGATCATTCTGGGCAACACCTTCCACCTCTACCTGCGCCCCGGCCTGGAGATCGTGGAGAAATTCGGCGGCCTGCACCGCTTCATCGGCTGGAACAAGCCGATCCTCACCGACTCCGGCGGCTTCCAGGTCTTCTCGCTGGCGCACAAGCGCAAGCTGGCCGAGGAGGGCGTGACCTTCGCCTCGCCGGTCGACGGCTCCAAGGTGTTCCTCTCGCCGGAGGTGTCGATGAAGATCCAGACCGTGCTGGACTCGGACATCGCCATGATCTTCGACGAGTGCACGCCCTATCCGGCAACGGAGAAACAGGCGGCCGACTCGATGGAAATGTCGCTGCGCTGGGCCGAACGCTCGCGCCGCGCCTTCGACGATCTGAACAACCCCAACGCCCTGTTCGGCATCGTGCAGGGCGGCGTGTACGCGCCGCTGCGCCGCCGTTCGGCCGAGGGCCTGGTCGGCATCGGCTTCGATGGCTACGCGGTGGGCGGTCTGGCCGTGGGCGAGCCGGAAGCCGAGCGAAACCACACGCTCGACTTCACCGTGGGCCTGCTGCCGCAGGACAAGCCGCGCTACCTGATGGGCGTGGGCCGGCCCGAGGACATCGTCGAGGCGGTGCGCCGCGGCATCGACATGTTCGACTGCGTGATGCCGACCCGCAACGCCCGCAACGGCTTCCTGTTCGTGCCGGAGGGCACCCTGCGCATCCGCAACGCCAGGTATGCCGACGATACCCGCGTGATCGAGGAAGGCTGCGACTGCTATGCCTGCGCCAATGGTTTCTCACGCGGCTACCTGCGCCACCTGGACCGCTGCAACGAGATCCTCGCCAGCACGCTCGCCACGCACCACAACCTGCGTCACTACCAGCGGCTCATGGCCGGCCTGCGCGGGGCGATCGCCGCGGGTTCGCTGGAGGACTTCGTGGCCGCCTTCTACGCCCGCCGCCAGGCGACCCCGTAG
- the queA gene encoding tRNA preQ1(34) S-adenosylmethionine ribosyltransferase-isomerase QueA, translated as MKKSDFDFDLPPELIAQAPLPERSASRLLRMDPVARTLEDRQFRDLPSFLRPGDMLVFNDTRVLPARLYGRKESGGAVEILIERVTGAHEATVQLGVSKKPKEGGRIELGDGSHATVLGRDGAFFRLRFESPEPLEKLLARLGEMPLPPYIERHADASDLERYQTVYAREPGAVAAPTAGLHFDEPLLGRLRELGVETGYVTLHVGAGTFQPVRVDDIHRHTMHREWLNVGAALVEKMRRTRAAGGRVIAVGTTVVRALESATTDGQVHPFAGETQIFIFPGYRITSIDGLITNFHLPQSTLLMLVSALAGREFVLEAYRHAVRERYRFFSYGDAMLILPRA; from the coding sequence TTGAAAAAATCCGATTTCGATTTCGATCTGCCGCCCGAGTTGATCGCCCAGGCACCGTTGCCGGAGCGTTCGGCCAGCCGGTTGCTGAGGATGGACCCCGTGGCCCGCACGCTGGAGGATCGCCAGTTCCGCGACCTGCCCTCTTTCCTGCGCCCCGGTGACATGCTGGTGTTCAACGACACCCGCGTGCTGCCGGCGCGGCTGTACGGTCGCAAGGAGTCCGGCGGCGCGGTGGAGATCCTGATCGAGCGCGTCACCGGGGCGCACGAAGCAACGGTGCAGCTGGGGGTGAGCAAGAAGCCGAAGGAGGGCGGCCGCATCGAGCTGGGCGATGGCAGCCATGCCACCGTGCTGGGGCGCGACGGGGCGTTCTTCAGGCTGCGCTTCGAGTCGCCCGAGCCGCTGGAAAAGCTGCTCGCCAGGCTGGGCGAGATGCCGCTGCCGCCGTACATCGAGCGCCACGCCGACGCCTCGGACCTGGAGCGCTACCAGACCGTCTACGCCCGCGAACCCGGTGCGGTGGCCGCGCCTACCGCGGGCCTGCACTTCGACGAACCGCTGCTCGGACGCCTGCGCGAACTGGGCGTGGAAACCGGATACGTGACGCTGCACGTGGGCGCCGGCACGTTCCAGCCGGTGCGCGTTGACGACATCCACCGGCACACGATGCATCGCGAGTGGCTCAACGTCGGCGCCGCGCTGGTGGAGAAGATGCGCCGCACGCGCGCGGCCGGCGGCCGGGTGATCGCGGTGGGCACGACGGTGGTGCGGGCGCTGGAAAGCGCCACGACGGACGGGCAGGTGCATCCGTTCGCGGGCGAGACGCAGATCTTCATCTTCCCGGGCTACCGCATCACCAGCATCGATGGCCTGATCACCAATTTCCATCTGCCGCAGTCGACCCTGCTGATGCTGGTGTCGGCGCTTGCCGGTCGGGAGTTCGTGCTGGAGGCGTACCGGCATGCGGTGCGCGAGCGGTACCGGTTCTTTTCCTACGGCGATGCGATGCTGATCCTGCCGCGCGCCTGA
- a CDS encoding acetyl/propionyl/methylcrotonyl-CoA carboxylase subunit alpha, with protein sequence MFERVLIANRGEIACRVIRTCRRLGIHTIAVYSEADRDAQHVRLADEAWPIGGPRPADSYLRGDAILEVARKAGAQAIHPGYGFLSENTGFARACVEAGVVFIGPRPASIDAMGSKAAAKALMEKHAVPLVPGYHGENQDPAFLAEQARKTGFPLMIKAAAGGGGKGMRIVRGEGEFADALASAQREAANAFGDTRVILERYVEHPRHIEFQVFGDTHGNVIHLNERECSSQRRYQKVLEETPSPFLTPARRQAMGEAAVAAARAVDYVGAGTVEFIVGADGEFFFMEMNTRLQVEHPVTEKTLGLDLVEWQLRVAAGQPLPLGQEQIRAHGHAIEVRLYAEDPEQNFLPGSGKLVRLRLPAPSKHVRIDGGVVEGDTVTIFYDPMIAKLIVWDTERPKALQRLREALAQCEIVGPKSNVAFLERLARHPSVVEGRIDTGYLDRHLDEFLEGDASPPGRVLFAAASAALLQEERSVSGNAADPHSPWASADAWRIGHAGKRVVALSLREQRYEISAYGHDGDYRLEHGEVACEVRGARLEPDVLSARFDGEAQRLPALVDDTRVLLHDAAGRRYPFVRAPAFAWASTGSAGGDQVVAPMPGRIVLVKARPGDSVEEGQELLVMEAMKMELALRAPRAGAIESVTAIQGEFVEADVVLVRFES encoded by the coding sequence ATGTTCGAGCGCGTACTGATTGCCAACCGTGGCGAGATCGCCTGCCGCGTGATCCGCACCTGCCGCCGCCTCGGCATCCACACCATCGCGGTGTATTCGGAGGCCGACCGGGACGCCCAGCACGTGCGGCTGGCCGACGAGGCCTGGCCGATCGGCGGCCCGCGTCCGGCCGACTCCTACCTGCGCGGCGACGCGATCCTCGAGGTGGCCAGGAAGGCGGGCGCGCAGGCGATCCACCCCGGCTACGGCTTCCTGTCGGAGAACACCGGCTTCGCGCGCGCCTGTGTCGAGGCCGGCGTCGTGTTCATCGGCCCCAGGCCCGCGAGCATCGACGCGATGGGCTCCAAGGCGGCCGCCAAGGCACTGATGGAGAAGCACGCGGTCCCGCTCGTGCCCGGGTATCACGGCGAGAACCAGGACCCGGCGTTCCTCGCCGAACAGGCGCGCAAGACCGGCTTCCCGCTGATGATCAAGGCCGCGGCCGGCGGCGGCGGCAAGGGCATGCGCATCGTGCGCGGCGAGGGCGAGTTCGCCGACGCACTGGCCTCGGCCCAGCGCGAGGCGGCCAACGCCTTCGGCGACACACGGGTGATCCTGGAGCGCTACGTGGAGCATCCGCGCCACATCGAGTTCCAGGTGTTCGGCGACACGCACGGCAACGTGATCCATCTCAACGAGCGCGAGTGCTCCTCGCAGCGGCGCTACCAGAAGGTGCTGGAGGAGACACCCTCGCCCTTCCTCACCCCGGCGCGCCGCCAGGCGATGGGCGAGGCGGCGGTGGCGGCCGCAAGGGCGGTCGACTACGTCGGTGCCGGCACGGTCGAGTTCATCGTCGGCGCCGACGGCGAGTTCTTCTTCATGGAGATGAACACGCGCCTGCAGGTCGAGCACCCCGTCACCGAGAAGACGCTGGGCCTGGACCTGGTCGAGTGGCAGCTGCGCGTGGCCGCCGGCCAGCCGCTGCCACTCGGGCAGGAGCAGATCCGGGCGCACGGCCACGCCATCGAGGTGCGCCTGTACGCCGAAGACCCCGAACAGAACTTCCTGCCGGGCTCCGGCAAGCTGGTGCGGTTGCGCCTGCCGGCACCGTCGAAGCACGTGCGCATCGATGGCGGCGTCGTCGAGGGTGACACGGTCACGATCTTCTACGACCCGATGATCGCCAAGCTGATCGTCTGGGACACCGAGCGCCCCAAGGCGCTGCAACGGTTGCGCGAGGCGCTCGCCCAGTGCGAGATCGTGGGTCCCAAATCCAACGTCGCCTTCCTCGAGCGGCTGGCGCGGCATCCGTCAGTGGTCGAGGGACGCATCGACACCGGCTACCTCGACCGGCACCTGGACGAGTTCCTCGAAGGCGACGCATCGCCACCCGGCCGCGTGTTGTTCGCCGCCGCCAGCGCGGCGCTGCTGCAGGAAGAGCGCAGCGTGTCGGGCAACGCCGCCGACCCGCATTCGCCCTGGGCCAGCGCCGATGCCTGGCGCATCGGCCATGCCGGCAAGCGGGTAGTGGCCCTGTCGCTGCGCGAGCAGCGCTACGAGATCTCGGCCTACGGCCACGATGGCGACTATCGGCTGGAACACGGCGAGGTGGCCTGCGAGGTCCGCGGGGCGCGCCTGGAGCCCGACGTGCTGAGCGCCCGCTTCGACGGCGAGGCCCAGCGCCTGCCCGCACTGGTCGACGACACCCGTGTCCTGCTGCACGACGCCGCCGGCCGCCGCTACCCCTTCGTGCGCGCCCCGGCTTTCGCCTGGGCTTCGACCGGAAGTGCCGGCGGGGACCAGGTCGTCGCGCCGATGCCCGGCCGCATCGTGCTGGTCAAGGCCAGGCCCGGCGACAGCGTCGAGGAGGGCCAGGAACTGCTGGTGATGGAAGCGATGAAGATGGAACTTGCGCTCAGGGCCCCGCGCGCAGGGGCCATCGAGAGCGTGACCGCGATCCAGGGCGAGTTCGTCGAGGCGGACGTGGTCCTGGTGCGCTTCGAAAGCTGA